Genomic DNA from Sphingobium sp. WTD-1:
CGGCGGCTTTCCAGACCAGCGACAAGGCGCGGGCGCTGAGCCTCATCGGTCAGGCCATCAGCGCTGCCGACCGCATATTGATGACCGCCCCCAATGATCATGAGGCGGTGCTGCAACGCGCGGTCGCGATCGGCTATCGCGCCAAGCTGACCCGCAGCCGAGCCGATGCGCGCAGCTCGCTTTCCGCGTTCGAGGCGCTCGCCGCGCGCAACCCGCGCGATGCTGAGGCACAGATGGTGATCGCCGGCTGGCATCTCGACGCGATCGACCAGCTCGGCAGCTTCATCGCCCGCACCGTGCTGGGCGCGAAGGAACAGGTGGGCGAGGCCGCCCTGGGCAAGGCGGTGGCGCTGGGCGGCAACCGCGCCTTCTATCCGGGCCTGGCCGCATTGATGCGCATCCGCGCCGATCATAATGATGTCGCCGGCGCGCTGGCGCTGGCCGAACGGGCGGCCAATGCCCCCGCCCCCGCCCCGCTCGACCAGTTGATGAAGCGCAATGCCGCCGCCATCCTGCCCGCGCTGCGCGCCGGCAATGGCAAGGCGGCCGCCGCCCAGGCGCGCAAGCTGCTGCCGTTCGGGAAGCTGCCGGAATAGCGCGACAGCGGCCTGCAGCATCGGCAGGATGACATCTTGTCGAATCTCTCCTGAAGGATGGCCATGCGTCTCGCGATCGAAGCGACCCTCGACTATGAATTTTCCGGGCCGACCGACGTATTGATGGCCGTCGAGGCCGCCGCCATGGCCGACCAGCGCATCGTCGAACAATCGCACATCATCGACAATGCCGGGCCGCTGACCAATTTGATGGGCGGCAGCGCAATCGGCCGGCGCACCTGGACGCGCAGCGGCACCGGGCGAATGCTCAGCCGCTACAGGGCGCTGGTCGATGTCGATCGGCCCGCGCCCGATCTTTTCCAGCTACAACGCTCGCCGCTGCCCAGCCTGCCGCAGGATGTGCTGCCCTTCATCTGGCCCAGCCGCTATTGCGAGGCGGACCGTTTCGTCAGCTTCGTCTGCGGCCATTTCGAGGGGCTGGACGGCGGCCCGCTGGTGCAGGCGCTGGTCGGCTGGGTGCATGACAATCTGCAATATGTGCCCGGCAGTTCGGACATCACCACCACCGCCGCCGATACCTTCGTCGC
This window encodes:
- a CDS encoding transglutaminase family protein, which codes for MRLAIEATLDYEFSGPTDVLMAVEAAAMADQRIVEQSHIIDNAGPLTNLMGGSAIGRRTWTRSGTGRMLSRYRALVDVDRPAPDLFQLQRSPLPSLPQDVLPFIWPSRYCEADRFVSFVCGHFEGLDGGPLVQALVGWVHDNLQYVPGSSDITTTAADTFVAQRGVCRDFAHLTAALIRARDIPARLVSVYAADLDPPDFHAVVEVWLDGAWHMVDATGLAPIEGMVRIAVGRDATDIAFMTIFGSAQMNEQAIHVTRVEEPGDVTAP